One genomic region from Halococcus qingdaonensis encodes:
- a CDS encoding DHHA1 domain-containing protein, with the protein MGGPIPALDARARSCAERLARAERVLLASHIDADGLTSAAIAAEALDRADIPFETVFAKQLDPDAIAGIAERDFSTVLFTDFGSGQLDDIADHEAAGAFTPVIADHHQPADAGTEFHLNPLLEGLNGATELSGAGTTYVLARALGDEANRDLAALAVVGAVGDMQDSSGELVGANREIVAEGVEAGVLAETTDLALYGKQSRPLPKLLEYANDVRIPGISGSERGAIGFLSDLDIELERDGEWRRWVDLTGDERQTVASALLQRAVARGVPASRIDDLVGTTYTLTNEAEGTELRDASEFSTLLNATARYDRADVGLAVCRGDRDDALDEARTLLTNHRKNLATGLDWVKQEGVTQGEHVQWFDAGEAIRETIVGIIAGMALGTDALRGDRPVIAFAAKNDTESKVSARGTHRLVRSGLDLSAVMGEVARALGGDGGGHDVAAGATIPKGDEEAFVERADAVVADQLG; encoded by the coding sequence ATGGGTGGACCGATTCCGGCACTCGACGCACGCGCGAGATCGTGCGCCGAGCGCCTCGCTCGCGCCGAGCGGGTGCTGCTCGCCTCGCACATCGACGCCGACGGACTCACGAGCGCGGCCATCGCCGCCGAGGCGCTCGATCGCGCCGACATCCCCTTCGAGACCGTCTTCGCAAAACAGCTCGATCCCGACGCGATCGCAGGGATCGCCGAGCGCGATTTCTCCACCGTGCTCTTCACGGATTTCGGCAGCGGCCAGCTCGACGACATCGCCGACCACGAGGCCGCGGGCGCGTTCACGCCGGTCATCGCCGACCACCACCAGCCGGCCGACGCCGGGACCGAGTTCCATCTGAACCCACTCTTGGAGGGGCTCAACGGCGCGACCGAACTCTCGGGAGCCGGCACGACCTACGTTCTCGCGCGGGCGCTGGGCGACGAAGCGAACCGCGACTTGGCGGCGCTGGCGGTCGTCGGCGCGGTCGGCGACATGCAGGACTCGTCGGGCGAACTTGTCGGCGCGAATAGAGAGATCGTCGCCGAGGGCGTCGAGGCCGGTGTACTCGCCGAGACGACCGATCTCGCGCTGTATGGCAAGCAGAGCCGCCCGCTGCCGAAACTCCTCGAATACGCCAACGACGTGCGGATTCCAGGCATCTCTGGCAGCGAGCGCGGTGCGATCGGCTTCCTCTCCGATCTCGACATCGAGCTCGAACGGGATGGGGAGTGGCGGCGCTGGGTCGATTTGACGGGCGACGAGCGACAGACGGTCGCGAGCGCGCTGTTGCAGCGCGCGGTCGCCCGTGGCGTGCCCGCGAGCCGCATCGACGATCTCGTCGGGACGACCTACACGCTCACGAACGAAGCCGAAGGCACCGAACTGCGGGACGCCAGCGAGTTCTCGACGCTGCTCAACGCGACCGCGCGCTACGACCGCGCCGACGTCGGGCTGGCGGTCTGTCGCGGCGATCGCGACGACGCACTCGACGAGGCCAGGACGCTACTCACCAACCACCGCAAAAACCTCGCGACGGGGCTCGACTGGGTGAAGCAAGAGGGCGTCACGCAGGGCGAGCACGTCCAGTGGTTCGACGCCGGCGAGGCGATCCGCGAGACGATCGTCGGCATCATCGCGGGGATGGCGCTCGGGACCGACGCACTGCGCGGCGATCGACCGGTCATCGCCTTCGCAGCGAAAAACGACACCGAGAGCAAGGTCTCCGCACGCGGGACACACAGATTAGTTCGATCGGGGCTCGATCTCTCAGCGGTGATGGGCGAGGTCGCGCGGGCGCTCGGCGGCGACGGCGGCGGACACGACGTGGCCGCGGGGGCCACGATCCCGAAGGGCGACGAGGAGGCGTTCGTCGAACGCGCCGATGCCGTCGTCGCCGACCAGCTCGGCTGA
- the cobA gene encoding uroporphyrinogen-III C-methyltransferase: MNGTVSLVGSGPGDPELLTVKARRRIDAADVVLHDKLPGPDIIDTIPEAKREDVGKRAGGERTSQEYTNERLVELAREGKDVVRLKGGDPFVFGRGGEETSHLAANGVDFEVVPGISSALAAPELAGVPTTHREHASSVSFVTGHEDPTKEESAVNWEALAATGGTIVVLMGVGKLPDYTAALREAGMGSDVPVALVERASRPDQQVATGTLDTIVDVAEREGVEPPAVTVIGQVVGEREQPREAER; this comes from the coding sequence ATGAACGGTACTGTGTCCCTCGTCGGCAGCGGTCCGGGCGATCCGGAGCTCCTGACCGTGAAGGCACGCCGGCGCATCGACGCGGCCGACGTCGTACTCCACGACAAGCTTCCGGGGCCCGATATCATCGACACGATCCCCGAGGCGAAGCGCGAGGACGTCGGCAAACGCGCCGGTGGCGAGCGCACGAGCCAGGAGTACACCAACGAGCGGCTGGTCGAACTCGCTCGCGAAGGCAAGGACGTCGTCCGGCTCAAAGGTGGCGACCCGTTCGTTTTCGGCCGCGGCGGCGAGGAGACGAGCCATCTCGCCGCCAACGGGGTCGATTTCGAGGTCGTGCCGGGGATCTCCTCGGCGCTCGCCGCACCCGAACTCGCGGGGGTGCCCACCACTCACCGCGAGCACGCTTCGAGCGTGTCGTTCGTCACCGGCCACGAAGACCCGACGAAAGAGGAATCGGCCGTGAACTGGGAGGCGCTCGCCGCCACCGGTGGGACGATCGTCGTCCTGATGGGCGTCGGCAAGCTCCCCGACTACACCGCCGCGCTCCGGGAAGCCGGAATGGGGAGTGACGTTCCGGTCGCGCTCGTCGAACGCGCGAGTCGTCCCGACCAGCAGGTGGCGACGGGAACACTCGACACCATCGTCGACGTCGCCGAACGCGAGGGCGTCGAACCGCCAGCAGTCACGGTTATCGGGCAGGTCGTCGGCGAGCGCGAGCAGCCCCGGGAGGCCGAGCGATGA
- a CDS encoding uroporphyrinogen-III synthase → MNVAAFRPDDERLERAGELLSSLGVDPVLDPMLAVEATGETPRTDADYTVLTSKTGVEIATEAGWQSDGVLCAIGDATAAALRAAGYDVDRVPAEFSSVGMVADLEDEIAGARCEVARSTHGSPKLTDGLERAGAYVHETILYELRRPPESGESAALAASGDLAGALFTSSLTVENFLAAAAEQGVREAAVAGLNDAVVGAIGEPTRKTAEREGISVDVVPESASFEALARETVGRLSE, encoded by the coding sequence ATGAACGTCGCCGCCTTCCGGCCGGACGACGAGCGCCTCGAACGCGCGGGCGAACTGCTCTCGTCGCTCGGCGTCGACCCGGTTCTCGACCCGATGCTCGCGGTCGAAGCCACCGGGGAGACACCCCGGACCGACGCCGACTACACCGTGCTCACGAGCAAGACGGGCGTCGAAATCGCCACCGAGGCGGGCTGGCAGTCCGACGGCGTGCTCTGTGCCATCGGCGACGCCACGGCGGCGGCGCTGCGCGCGGCGGGCTACGACGTCGATCGCGTGCCGGCGGAGTTCTCCTCCGTGGGAATGGTCGCCGATCTGGAGGACGAGATCGCGGGCGCGCGCTGTGAAGTCGCCCGGAGCACGCATGGCTCGCCGAAACTCACCGACGGGCTCGAACGCGCCGGCGCGTACGTCCACGAGACGATCCTCTACGAGCTGCGCCGCCCGCCCGAATCGGGCGAATCGGCGGCGCTGGCGGCGAGCGGCGATCTCGCTGGCGCGCTGTTCACCTCCTCGCTCACGGTCGAGAACTTCCTCGCGGCCGCCGCCGAGCAGGGCGTGCGCGAGGCCGCCGTCGCCGGACTGAACGATGCGGTCGTGGGAGCCATCGGTGAGCCGACACGAAAGACCGCCGAGCGCGAGGGCATCAGCGTCGATGTCGTTCCCGAATCGGCGTCGTTCGAGGCGCTCGCGCGAGAGACCGTCGGGCGGCTGTCAGAGTAA